The Deltaproteobacteria bacterium sequence CATTATATCTCAAAGGGAGATTCCTATTACAAATCCGGAGATTAGCAGTCTCACAGGCAATCTCAGATTCTATTCTATAACCTATCGCCTCTGGAAATTGGAAGGGCTTGAAGATGCCTGCGAGGATTACGGGCATATGGCCGTCTATAGAGGCGGAATCCCTGTATCACCATTCCGGTTTGAACTTGACGGCTCCCATATTTTTTATACAAACAAACCTGAACGTGTATGCGGTAATACTGCGCTGATGTTATCCAAGACAAGATTTGGCAGATATTTTGAAATAATCGGTGATTTAAAGGAACACTTCGGAGAATTCAAGGAATGCGGCACACCAGATAAATCTGATAGTAATAATAAAAATAGTAGTGTTCAGAGGGGATGTTGTTAGACTTATCTGATAAGATACTACTTGCCTAAGGGGACTGATTTCAGTAAAATTAGCGATGTGCATCTTAGCAGAGATAGCGTCTCTGATAAACAATCGTATTAGGGGAGACAGATATGTATTCATTTAATGTCGTAGAATTCTTTGTAAAGGGCGGGATATTCATGTATCCGATAACCCTTTGCTCAATTATATCTCTCGGTATATTTATGGAAAGACTCTGGAATGTAAGACGGAAAAAGATTATACCAAACACCTTTCTTGAAAAGGTAGAGGCATTTCTTAAAAACAACAAAACAGGAGAGTCAATCGGATATTGTGAAAGTCATAATTCTCCAATAGCAAGGATACTTCATACAGGTATAAAAAACCGTGAAAGAAGCAGAGAGACTTTAAAGGGTGTGATGGAGGAGGCAGGGAGAAAGGAGACGGTCAGGCTGTTTAAAAATGTTGAGGCGCTTTCAACCATTGCAAGCATATCCACGCTTCTTGGTTTATTGGGCACAATATCAGGCATGATAAAGATTTTTGCTGTCATATCACATGAGGCTATAGTAAATCCTACAGCGCTTGCAGGCGGTATATCAGAGGCGCTCAATACAACAGCATACGGACTTACTGTGGCAATACCTACAATCATATTTTATAAATACCTTTACTCAAGAGTGCAGGCATTGATTTTATCAATAGAAGAATCCTCTCTGTATATTCTGGATATTCTAAAAATGGAATAGCATGCATTTTAAAAGACCTGAAAGACATGACATAGGACTGGATATGACGCCGATTATTGATGTGGTGTTTAATCTCCTCATATTCTTTGCATTATCATTTAATTTCGGCATAACCCCCGGCATTCAGGTAAGACTTCCTGCTGCAAAAGGGGATGTATTAAAACATGAGAAAAAAGAGGTCATTGTGGTTGTAAAAAAAGACGGCAGTATATATCTTGAGCAGAAAAAGATAATCCTTTCAGACCTTCTGTCTGAACTTAGAAATGTCTTTCGCACAAATCCTGATATATCACTCAT is a genomic window containing:
- a CDS encoding MotA/TolQ/ExbB proton channel family protein, with protein sequence MYSFNVVEFFVKGGIFMYPITLCSIISLGIFMERLWNVRRKKIIPNTFLEKVEAFLKNNKTGESIGYCESHNSPIARILHTGIKNRERSRETLKGVMEEAGRKETVRLFKNVEALSTIASISTLLGLLGTISGMIKIFAVISHEAIVNPTALAGGISEALNTTAYGLTVAIPTIIFYKYLYSRVQALILSIEESSLYILDILKME
- a CDS encoding biopolymer transporter ExbD; protein product: MHFKRPERHDIGLDMTPIIDVVFNLLIFFALSFNFGITPGIQVRLPAAKGDVLKHEKKEVIVVVKKDGSIYLEQKKIILSDLLSELRNVFRTNPDISLIIQGDEDALYGKVVRIMDSAKKAGITKIAVATRPEDVL